One part of the Panthera leo isolate Ple1 chromosome D4, P.leo_Ple1_pat1.1, whole genome shotgun sequence genome encodes these proteins:
- the GRIN1 gene encoding glutamate receptor ionotropic, NMDA 1 isoform X2: MSTMRLLTLALLFSCSFARAACDPKIVNIGAVLSTRKHEQMFREAVNQANKRHGSWKIQLNATSVTHKPNAIQMALSVCEDLISSQVYAILVSHPPTPNDHFTPTPVSYTAGFYRIPVLGLTTRMSIYSDKSIHLSFLRTVPPYSHQSSVWFEMMRVYSWNHIILLVSDDHEGRAAQKRLETLLEERESKAEKVLQFDPGTKNVTALLMEARELEARVIILSASEDDAATVYRAAAMLNMTGSGYVWLVGEREISGNALRYAPDGIIGLQLINGKNESAHISDAVGVVAQAVHELLEKENITDPPRGCVGNTNIWKTGPLFKRVLMSSKYADGVTGRVEFNEDGDRKFANYSIMNLQNRKLVQVGIYNGTHVIPNDRKIIWPGGETEKPRGYQMSTRLKIVTIHQEPFVYVKPTLSDGTCKEEFTVNGDPVKKVICTGPNDTSPGSPRHTVPQCCYGFCIDLLIKLARTMNFTYEVHLVADGKFGTQERVNNSNKKEWNGMMGELLSGQADMIVAPLTINNERAQYIEFSKPFKYQGLTILVKKEIPRSTLDSFMQPFQSTLWLLVGLSVHVVAVMLYLLDRFSPFGRFKVNSEEEEEDALTLSSAMWFSWGVLLNSGIGEGAPRSFSARILGMVWAGFAMIIVASYTANLAAFLVLDRPEERITGINDPRLRNPSDKFIYATVKQSSVDIYFRRQVELSTMYRHMEKHNYESAAEAIQAVRDNKLHAFIWDSAVLEFEASQKCDLVTTGELFFRSGFGIGMRKDSPWKQNVSLSILKSHENGFMEDLDKTWVRYQECDSRSNAPATLTFENMAGVFMLVAGGIVAGIFLIFIEIAYKRHKDARRKQMQLAFAAVNVWRKNLQSTGGGRGALQNQKDTVLPRRAIEREEGQLQMCARHRES, encoded by the exons ATGAGCACCATGCGCCTGCTGACACTCGCCCTGCTTTTCTCCTGCTCCTTTGCCCGTGCCGCCTGCGACCCCAAGATTGTCAACATCGGAGCCGTGCTGAGCACGCGAAAGCATGAGCAGATGTTCCGTGAGGCCGTGAACCAGGCCAATAAGCGGCATGGCTCCTGGAAGATTCAGCTCAACGCCACCTCGGTCACCCACAAGCCCAACGCCATCCAGATGGCCCTGTCGGTGTGCGAGGACCTCAtctccagccag GTCTACGCCATCCTAGTTAGCCACCCACCTACCCCCAACGACCACTTCACTCCCACCCCCGTCTCCTACACAGCCGGCTTCTACCGCATCCCCGTCCTGGGGCTGACCACCCGTATGTCCATCTACTCAGACAAG AGCATACACCTGAGCTTCCTTCGCACGGTGCCGCCCTACTCCCACCAGTCGAGCGTCTGGTTCGAGATGATGCGCGTCTACAGCTGGAACCACATCATCCTCCTGGTCAGCGACGACCACGAGGGCAGGGCCGCCCAGAAGCGCCTGGAGACGCTGCTGGAGGAGCGCGAGTCCAAG GCTGAGAAGGTGCTGCAGTTCGACCCGGGGACCAAGAACGTGACGGCGCTGCTGATGGAGGCACGGGAGCTGGAGGCCCGGGTCATCATCCTCTCTGCCAG CGAGGACGACGCCGCCACCGTGTACCGCGCAGCCGCGATGCTGAACATGACAGGCTCCGGGTATGTGTGGCTGGTGGGGGAGCGAGAGATCTCGGGGAACGCCCTGCGCTACGCCCCTGACG GCATCATCGGACTGCAGCTCATCAATGGCAAGAACGAGTCGGCCCACATCAGTGACGCCGTCGGTGTGGTGGCCCAGGCAGTGCACGAACTCCTGGAGAAGGAGAACATCACCGACCCACCGCGGGGCTGCGTGGGCAACACCAACATCTGGAAGACAGGGCCGCTCTTCAAGAG GGTGCTGATGTCCTCCAAGTACGCAGACGGGGTGACAGGCCGCGTGGAGTTCAACGAGGACGGGGACCGGAAGTTCGCCAACTACAGCATCATGAACCTGCAGAACCGCAAGCTGGTGCAAGTGGGCATCTACAACGGCACCCAC GTTATCCCCAACGACAGGAAGATCATCTGGccaggtggagagacagagaagccccgAGGGTACCAGATGTCCACCAGGCTGAAG attgtGACGATCCACCAGGAGCCTTTCGTGTACGTCAAGCCCACGCTGAGCGATGGCACATGCAAGGAGGAGTTCACGGTCAATGGGGACCCGGTGAAGAAGGTGATCTGCACAGGACCCAATGACACGTCACCGGGCAGCC CACGCCACACAGTGCCTCAGTGCTGCTATGGCTTCTGCATTGACCTGCTCATCAAGTTGGCGCGGACCATGAACTTCACCTATGAGGTGCACCTGGTGGCCGATGGCAAGTTCGGCACTCAAGAGCGG GTGAACAACAGCAATAAGAAGGAGTGGAACGGGATGATGGGCGAGTTGCTCAGCGGGCAGGCGGACATGATCGTGGCGCCCCTGACCATCAACAATGAGCGTGCACAGTACATCGAGTTCTCCAAGCCCTTCAAGTACCAGGGCCTGACCATTCTGGTCAAGAAG GAGATCCCCCGAAGCACGCTGGACTCGTTCATGCAGCCCTTCCAGAGCACACTGTGGCTGCTGGTGGGGCTCTCGGTGCACGTGGTGGCGGTGATGTTGTACCTGCTGGACCGCTTCAG CCCCTTCGGCCGGTTCAAGGTGAAcagtgaagaggaggaggaggacgcgCTGACCCTGTCTTCGGCCATGTGGTTCTCCTGGGGTGTCCTGCTCAACTCGGGTATCGGGGAAG GCGCCCCCCGAAGCTTCTCAGCGCGCATCCTGGGCATGGTGTGGGCCGGCTTCGCCATGATCATCGTGGCCTCCTACACCGCCAACCTGGCGGCCTTCCTGGTGCTGGACCGGCCCGAGGAGCGCATCACCGGCATCAACGACCCGCGG CTGAGGAATCCCTCGGACAAGTTCATCTACGCGACTGTGAAGCAGAGCTCGGTGGACATCTACTTCCGGCGGCAGGTGGAGCTGAGCACCATGTACCGACACATGGAGAAGCACAACTATGAGAGCGCGGCCGAGGCCATCCAAGCCGTGCGGGACAA CAAGCTTCATGCCTTCATCTGGGACTCCGCGGTGCTGGAGTTTGAAGCCTCGCAGAAGTGCGACCTAGTGACCACTGGCGAGCTGTTCTTCCGCTCAGGCTTCGGCATCGGCATGCGCAAGGACAGCCCCTGGAAGCAGAACGTCTCCCTGTCCATCCTCAA gtcccaCGAGAACGGCTTCATGGAAGACCTGGACAAGACGTGGGTGCGGTACCAGGAGTGTGACTCGCGCAGCAACGCCCCTGCTACCCTTACCTTCGAGAACATGGCAG GGGTCTTCATGCTGGTGGCTGGGGGCATTGTGGCCGGCATCTTCCTGATCTTCATTGAGATCGCCTACAAGCGACACAAGGACGCTCGTCGGAAGCAGATGCAGCTAGCCTTTGCCGCGGTGAACGTGTGGAGAAAGAACTTGCAG AGCACCGGGGGTGGACGCGGCGCTTTGCAAAACCAAAAAGACACAGTGCTGCCGCGACGCGCTAttgagagggaggagggccaGCTGCAGATGTGTGCCCGTCATAGGGAGAGCTGA